The genomic interval ACCTGCTCATGGGGTCTAACAAGATCTACTTTATCCCTCGATTTATCAATAATCTCAATTTCTTCGATACTATTTGACCGCTGTTCTATCATTGTAACGTTTTTGATGGATTCTACTATCTTTACGGGAACCCTGGAACCGTTTTTGCCGTCAGAATCCGACCCATCTTTGTCTCTTTTCGCCAGGTCACTTTTTGACTGATACCTCATGAAAGGACTATTTGCACAATTTTTCAGGTATTGTTGAAACAACAAACCCagggattttttcaaaggttttCCCTCATGCTGTTCAAGATATTTCAAAATGCTCGCATGTATTCTGTAGTATACTTCCAACGCTTCGACGGCAAGGTTTTCGGGATTTTTGTGAATGATTTTCGGAGGATATCTCGCGtaattttcatataaaaatatactgGCCTAAAATAATCAACAACCGCAACTTCAATAAAGGTTGACTCTACAGTTTGaggaattaaattttcattaaattcatcTTTCGAGGTATGGATTTAGCTACTGACCTTGTGATAATGTTCCAAAAATACGGGCggatcttcgtttttcttttcagcaaTTTTACCCAGGATATAATGAGTCAACCACCTGTCGTCTTGTAGTCCAGCCAATTCATTCAACAATCTATTTGCCGACGAGAAACAATGCGCTGCCAGATCCAGCATTGTATCTTTTCTTGTTTCTAATACCTCAAACTTCTCCATACTCAATTTATGAGCTTCTTGCTTGAGCACTCGAGAACAAAAAGAGTGTACCATGTACACGAAATTTCCATATTCTATCCAAATGAACGAGTGTCTTGGATCCAATTCGCTTGCTCGTTGATAGCTATACTGAGCGATTTTGGCTTGAtccaaaaaaatgttttcattcCTGACAAATTATAAGTACGAGGATGAAAATTCTGTCTCAAAATGACATATACATTCACATTAAATAGACATTCAAACTAGTTAAAGGCAAGTAAATTTAGGGAATAAATTTACTCACTTCAGAGTCTGGCAGCTATTTAATCTCATCTCAAGCTGTGTACCAGTGGCCATTGCAAGACCAGCCCAAGAGTTGAATCTCACTGGATGTAAGCATAGGTCCAATAAATAATGTCGAACTCCTTGTGACCAGTCGCTagatttgaaataataatcgccCAGTAGATAATAAATCGAAGAGATCTGATAGGGCAGAGCTTTTTTTACGTTTGGCATTTTATCCTTGTCTTTCTTTATGTATGCCATCATATCATTGGATACTAGAGCTGGATCGCTCTCTTGTGGGACTAGACGTATAATTCGTTTGAATAAACTCTCCATTTCCGAGGTAATTGACTGTGCTTTATAATCGTCTATTGTAGGCAACTTATCGAGTTTATAAAAATCATATAACTGTTGTGCCGCTTCCCAAGTCAATTTCATTTGCGGTACGCCGTGTTCTTCCAGATATTTTGCTTTAGCTTTGTTCGTTTTACTAGGATGTGCATATAAGCAATAAAGCACCTGCTCCACATATTTTATTAGCTTATCTTTAACAGGAGCCAATTGAGGCGATTTCAACTTCGGTATGGTGATATTCATTGTGAAAAGCAACAGCTTGGCTTCGTTTATACAACACCAAGATCGTCGGCCAAGAAATTCGTGTGCTGTGAAAAGCAGCATCAACGAAGCTGGAATatcatctttttcctcttctgaaTCTGAGTTGTTGGAagcgtgtattttattttttgctggCGAGTCTGATTTGGCTCGTTCTTTATCTTCTTCActaaaacagaaataaaaattcattgagattttcgatgaataataaaatgatagCTACTCTTTCTTAATTGCCAACTCACTGCTGCAAAATATGGTGTAACAAGATCCATGGCAAGACAGTTTCCAGGGGCATTTCTATTGCATTCTCCGGGACGTCCAGTTGATAACATACGATGTGTACCAAATTTTGAACCAGTCTCGTCAGGCGTGAAGCAGGCAAATAACGTACtaggaagaagaaatgaaaataccaATAAAGCAAAACTTTTCAGCCTAACGAACAAATTCAGAATTAAGTAAGTTAAAATTTCGTTGCACTTACCAACAAAGGTACTAACTTGTGTCACGCAAACTTCCAGTTTCTCAAGAGAATTTAAGATTGAagtcgtccattttttttgttccactttATCGGCAGCATTCAAGTAATTGTGCCATGCCTCGTGGAGACATGCTTCTGACCAAACATAACAATCCTGCCAATCAAAATATTCAGATAACTCTTTTCTCTTGGGACGAGGGAAACTGAAAAACGCAAATGATCATATCATCTGTATCCATACCTCATATTGTTCCAGATGCCACAAGCTGTTCAACAGCATTGAAAGTTGTTCGGTTCGTTCAATTATTACTTCGCCATGGGATACTAATTTGTTACGTTGCTTTGCAAAATTAAAAGTGTCCTGCAGTATACTAGCCAATtcagagtattttttttcatcgtgcaGGTACTGAATTTCTCCAAGTTTTTTACCCCTTTGAACTGAAGTCAGCATTTTCTCAACAACCTTGACGCTGATGTATGAATTATGCTTACAGTTTGGAAGTCGTAAGAACATATTGTTGCCTTTGCCTTGTAATTCCTTCAAGTGACACAGCAATGTTTCCAAGCTTTCAATAACGATTTCTGTGTCACCTTGACAGAGGAACAAATTAGCTTTTAACCATAGAACTCTAAAGAAGAATAGCACGTACTGTTCATTGAACAAGTCGTCTCGAACGCTGGTAAATATTATTTGACCCAACTCTTCGGATGGTAGCCCAGTACCCATTTTGTCAACCGTTGAGTTGGGTAACTTGTCTGGTTTATTATTCAGCCATCTGTCTGTGTGCAATTCGCCATACAGCAGGGTCATTTCAGCATCCAATTTCAGGATGTTATCATCTGCATCATCCATAAAAGGTGAAGGATGTGGAATATGTTCCCGAGTGAAAACATAACTCTGCATATATACTTCAGCTAATCCCTTAGGCCACACATGATTCCATTTAGTGCATAAAAATTCAGTAAATTTAGCAATGATGATCATTAAGTTACTTTTTTCACTGTGTTCATTGATAAAACTTGCCACATCTAGTTTTTCTGGGTCTGTGCCAAAATATAATTCTTGGTTTTCATTCAATGCAGGACTGCCAGGCTTGGAGCTTTCTGAACTTTTAGAACCTTCAGTTGTGTTACTTCCATTTTCTCGAGCGGCAAAAAGTCTGTACAAATCCATGGTGTCCATTGAATCTTCCATAGATTTTAGTGGATTCTCTTTTCTGAGTCGCACTGTATCTGGTAACAAATCACTCGGGAAAATTCTTCTTAGCGCTTCTTCTAACTGTACATCATCACGTTCTGCTTCTCTTCGATTGGAACTCCTTACTCTCGCAGATCTTCTCATACTTCCACTGCTCCAAGCCCATTGCTCTAAAAAACATAGCgaacttcttcttcgtttctttacttttcttccttcttctttgcCATCAAGTTTATCACTGGATTTATCATCAGTTTTTGCTGATTTGTCATAAGATTTATCATTCGATTTGTCACCCACTATAGAATCCACTTTGTGAATAGATTTACCatctgatttttcattcaacacaTCTTTTTCGCTTGATTTTTCCTCTGAACTTAGTAATGGTTCTCTGCATTTTTCAGTCAATAATCGTTCTGTCTTTTTTGCAATGATAGGATCATCCAAATGAATATCTTCTGCATCTAATAATCTCAGTGGGTCCTCATCTTCTATTATTTGTACATCGCTAGATGTTGACTTTCTTTCGTCATCCAGGTCGACATCCATATCGGTATCAGCATTATTATCTTTTGAGTCCGAAATCGGAGTACCATTTTTACTATCAAAGTTATCAGCTTCATTTTTAGCATCTGCATTATAATTTTGGGTAtcattgtcattttccaaCATCTGTGCTTCATTCTTGTTCTCCGAGGATGAACTCACActtttatcttcaaaaatctGATTGAGCGTTTCCTCGATCCTCACTGAATTAGCTGCACTTGGAAAGTTTTGATGTTTATCATTTTCTACAAGTTCCACATCCATgtaattttcatcttcaacATTACTACTCTCCTCTTTCATGCTGTCACCTTCTTGATAAACATTGATCTTGATGTGGCtcacaaaattataattattatctgttATATACTTATGCATGCTTATTAAGCTCTCTCCCAGACTCAACCATGTGAATTCTACCACAGGTTTATTTAAAATCAAATCTGGTAACGGTTTGAGGCTGAACTCAGGTCGACAAGCCTCAGCCCACTTTTCTGCCAGATCTTTAGCCTCAgccaaaaatttatcgccgaTAACATGATCGTAATCTGTATCTACAGGTGGATCTAATTCCCAATCGCTGTTATAGACCTTATAGCATTCTTCGAAGCtaggaatatttttaaatattttatctctaAAAGCCAAACCTTTTATATAACTAGGATCATGTTCTAAAGCGATTGAAATATACATTAAACAGGTCATGTAATCTGGAACTGCATATAAAACTGTGATAATACTATCCAAGCAGGGCCAATGATTTGGGTTACATTTCAACCCATACTTAAATGAGGAACAAGCTAATTCAAGGTTGTAAGTTTTCATGGCAAGTGTTCCCAGCCTATACCAAAGCATAACATCTGAATCGTCGAGATTGGTTGCTTCCCAATAATTGTCGATCGCATCTTCATAATTTTCCAGTTGAGCCTGAATTGCTCcgatatttttaaaacacgAATACTTCAAGGAGAGCATTGGCCTGGGCCTTCCGTCGGGAACTTCTGGCTTCTCAACTTGATCTAGCAACTCAGTTTCAAGGAGATCTTTCAAAAGTGTCAAGGCatcctcttttttattccgtcgTAATAATTCTAAGGCCTTATTGTACTCCGTAAGTGCTATTTGTTCCTATCGAAGATTTTGACAGTTAAATTGTttagatttgaaaaacaagTTATGTTAGGTCGGGATTGAGAGGTTATATAGTTCAAATCGACTAAATATTATCATGTTCTACCTGAGCTTCCTTAGTAATTGTTGGTACATCTTCATCTTCGCTTTCCTCGCTCGAATCCTCGTTCAAAGCAgagatttttatcattttagaTTAACAATCACTACCCAccttcctgaaaattttttcgacagcATAAACAAATCACCGGGTAAATCATGCGGGTGGGAAGAGCGTACTATATTTCTTTTAAAGCCCCTACAAAATTCTGATTGGTGGATGCCCAGATATTCTAGATCCAAGAATTATCTCAACATTGCTCAAACTACTGTCAACCATCACACTGCATTTACATCACATGCATCGGTAAAGTTCGGCAGAAGAATTGTCGATGGCAAAAAGTCCGATTGTCTTCAAATtataccgagagaaaaaatctgtgTAAAGATTCACTTACAATTATTGTCATAATAAATgcaattcatcattttcaggATCTATTTATGAACTATGATTTGCTCTTTTTACGTTTAATTGATGTCTCTATTACAAACATGTAGCAGTAAGCCATCACCGAATTCTCCGTTACTCATTGTCAGGTTGATTTGCTCGCAGAACAGCCTTTGTAGATGTAAAAATACTTTTGTCAAGCACATAAGTATGTCTTAAATATATGCAGATAGCAATTAGGCTTGTTCTATCTTCACTCAAACCAGTAGCTGATCACTGTGATCAGTTACTGCATACATAGTAATAAGACAACGGTATGCAACGTTGCAGAATGTTGCAATGTGATAACGATATACAATAATGTTGATTGTTCTTGATCTCGTCTTCTACccagataattattttataattatctgCATGGAGCAATAATCTGAAAAAAGCAGGAACCTTTGACTCTATTTATCTTGCCAAAGTGGAAAACAGAATAAACGATATCAAGAAATGTCTTTTGCATAGAGAAAAAACACTATTGTCTGCTCTCATACCGTTCGTGAGTCAGATAATTAATGCAAAATTAAACTGGGTACAGAATATTTGTTTACCAGAGCACTTACTTTGTGCTAAGAAGTTATTTCAGagttgatagaaaaaagatttaTTTAAAAACCACGGAAAATGTACATTTTATGGGGTAAGATAACACGCTTCAGCAGTTATACCTAGAGATTGAATGAAATCTACATAATTGTGATGAAATCTTCGAATCTTCAGCTTGATGTTGCATAACAAAGTTGACAACAGACTACGTTCAAGTTGCAAGTTCAGTTGATATGGAGCAACTATTCTTGACTCAAGATACCCTCAGCGCATTTTATGCGTAATTGAGTCAAACTATGAATCATAAAACATCCAATTCAATGAAACTATTAATACATTTTTCCAACTATGAAAAATGGCTTATAGTTTtcaattcagaatttttcacgaCACAATACCAATAGGAATAAATCGAGCACAGtggataataatattgaaaacagAGAACGAACGATTTCTGATTGTATAAACAAATCTGTCTAGCGTCCAACAAATAAATAACCACATTTAATTCAAGTGAGAATGTCAAAAATATCGGACATAATTTACACacaagagaataaaaaaaataaacctttGTGActattgtacaaaaaaatctaACTACTACTCTCAGTGTTAGTAGTAATTGATTATTTCAAATACctggataataataaataaaaaattttctttatgcTTACTGGCATTGTGTAAACGACAGTTATTAAGAGGCTCAATCTGAATTCAATCTCTGTTCAGCGCAAGTAATGCTTATTGactttataaaaaatattaaatttcataTGATTTGTTGACAGGCGAACTATACACTCCGAGGCAGCAAATCCCACATCGTTCTGTAATTATAACAAACCACACTGTCACAAGACATGGTAGTGTATTTGGATATGGTGCGTACAATAATAACTGGTATCAAAAAGGTTTATTAGTTAAAACCCTagatttctcaaaaaataagCTAATCTTAGGCGATAATAGCGCTGCCCAGAAATGACGAATCGCGAATTTTTAAATGGCCAACAGACTATTTCAGCATATTCTGGCCTAACTGATCACATCTAAGAGTCGCAGAGCATGACACTGACTAACTTGTTTTTACTTTACATCCGCAGATGATGGATTAAGAGAGCATTATCAGGCTGCATCTTTTCTCCTACCACTAAGTTCGATCTGTGTGCTTGGTGCCGTGGTTTTGTTAATGGTAAGAATAATTGCGCTTTCTTGATTATGATCAATTTTGTGATGAACAATAAGGAAATACCAATACCAATAcgaattgaataatattatttctagGTATTATTCAAAAGATGTCCACACGTGATCGCTGGACTCGTAATCGGGCTTTTAGGTTctatcattttattcataatttacaTGTCAATTAATAACGCACCCATTTATACTTGACTCGACAcatgaaattttacaaaatttaccTATTTAGCTTTTGAAAAGCTTAACAGAAGAAATACTGTAAATAAATGTTTCGACATTGATGCGCAAAGCAAAATCTACAATTCTTGTAGCAATTGTAAATCTGGATAACTGATGTGCTGGAAACATTCAAATATACTCACAATTCACACACTCAGCTGCACAGTTTCATCGAAATCATGTCCTCTGAGACTCGTACAACCATTTCGACGTAATAATCCAACATTTCTTTGAGTTCTTCATAGCTctgaaggaagaagaaagcgattattttcaaaattcttttatGCATCTTCGAAGTTGAAGTTCATGTATTGAAAGTTTACCTCTATATACTTCTCATCCGTT from Athalia rosae chromosome 1, iyAthRosa1.1, whole genome shotgun sequence carries:
- the LOC105687090 gene encoding calcineurin-binding protein cabin-1-like isoform X1, which gives rise to MIKISALNEDSSEESEDEDVPTITKEAQEQIALTEYNKALELLRRNKKEDALTLLKDLLETELLDQVEKPEVPDGRPRPMLSLKYSCFKNIGAIQAQLENYEDAIDNYWEATNLDDSDVMLWYRLGTLAMKTYNLELACSSFKYGLKCNPNHWPCLDSIITVLYAVPDYMTCLMYISIALEHDPSYIKGLAFRDKIFKNIPSFEECYKVYNSDWELDPPVDTDYDHVIGDKFLAEAKDLAEKWAEACRPEFSLKPLPDLILNKPVVEFTWLSLGESLISMHKYITDNNYNFVSHIKINVYQEGDSMKEESSNVEDENYMDVELVENDKHQNFPSAANSVRIEETLNQIFEDKSVSSSSENKNEAQMLENDNDTQNYNADAKNEADNFDSKNGTPISDSKDNNADTDMDVDLDDERKSTSSDVQIIEDEDPLRLLDAEDIHLDDPIIAKKTERLLTEKCREPLLSSEEKSSEKDVLNEKSDGKSIHKVDSIVGDKSNDKSYDKSAKTDDKSSDKLDGKEEGRKVKKRRRSSLCFLEQWAWSSGSMRRSARVRSSNRREAERDDVQLEEALRRIFPSDLLPDTVRLRKENPLKSMEDSMDTMDLYRLFAARENGSNTTEGSKSSESSKPGSPALNENQELYFGTDPEKLDVASFINEHSEKSNLMIIIAKFTEFLCTKWNHVWPKGLAEVYMQSYVFTREHIPHPSPFMDDADDNILKLDAEMTLLYGELHTDRWLNNKPDKLPNSTVDKMGTGLPSEELGQIIFTSVRDDLFNEQYVLFFFRVLWLKANLFLCQGDTEIVIESLETLLCHLKELQGKGNNMFLRLPNCKHNSYISVKVVEKMLTSVQRGKKLGEIQYLHDEKKYSELASILQDTFNFAKQRNKLVSHGEVIIERTEQLSMLLNSLWHLEQYEDCYVWSEACLHEAWHNYLNAADKVEQKKWTTSILNSLEKLEVCVTQVSTFVVRYLPASRLTRLVQNLVHIVCYQLDVPENAIEMPLETVLPWILLHHILQHEEDKERAKSDSPAKNKIHASNNSDSEEEKDDIPASLMLLFTAHEFLGRRSWCCINEAKLLLFTMNITIPKLKSPQLAPVKDKLIKYVEQVLYCLYAHPSKTNKAKAKYLEEHGVPQMKLTWEAAQQLYDFYKLDKLPTIDDYKAQSITSEMESLFKRIIRLVPQESDPALVSNDMMAYIKKDKDKMPNVKKALPYQISSIYYLLGDYYFKSSDWSQGVRHYLLDLCLHPVRFNSWAGLAMATGTQLEMRLNSCQTLKNENIFLDQAKIAQYSYQRASELDPRHSFIWIEYGNFVYMVHSFCSRVLKQEAHKLSMEKFEVLETRKDTMLDLAAHCFSSANRLLNELAGLQDDRWLTHYILGKIAEKKNEDPPVFLEHYHKASIFLYENYARYPPKIIHKNPENLAVEALEVYYRIHASILKYLEQHEGKPLKKSLGLLFQQYLKNCANSPFMRYQSKSDLAKRDKDGSDSDGKNGSRVPVKIVESIKNVTMIEQRSNSIEEIEIIDKSRDKVDLVRPHEQVRMEARKRPAEDVSDCTERVKLNNVSHLQLMQDVVALIDDLITKVCEMSNSKEILDDEIVTLTSSDENEDLKPEKDKKFGSEKDSTRTKFEDLKNNVADFSKVTGANIDTVVKEENIQDLMDVLMKQAMEISQDETQQSSPDDEDTRKSEGRWLQNEDFSSKETKVRPEEKKKAPVEIVKEDVALSRRGSQESTTTTQTTTTTETNNSSSSSSDESSSSDDSSDSDSSSDSDSESESDVEKKKKSIEQKEEFLSDEEVGTLTAYCLAGLEQCVLRFPRHYKSLYRLSHFFFNNKTKDITKCKDLLLGTYNCQFYPGKSFQGLFYERRGSNFFNSIWRIPVEEVDRGGSFASHMSKCTTLLMQVLKETNDSDMLMELGLQLSKKPDTDKKYLRESEREQLSDQAMTLCLQSLRTRMSLMGPPTGTETIIARKNDSRMQVVLDIYKTYQCVQKHCSNMDLKNVADLLTDTYKTYIGHKNIDGNVLEAACKWSQQQIAVNKVPSTTSTPSVNLQAASVVATTSSPVIVSQPTAVPSSPQSHQNRKPYKTSLSSSGRPRGRPPNINKYHQAMQQNANMFGQFNPKGSFASYLGQPGNPGLLNPYFVNPLMDPNVLNAMLANMTGNMIDPTTLATLNYLNQVGGMGGYQEVLRQYQNNLSTMTSLAGGLNPISGSIPPISNTSTMTTSGANVSTTSSLGHLGHLGNLGNLGGLGNLGNLSNLNNLGGMTMQQFLNLSNSTSSMSRSTPTYHQTAPKATTTTTMATTTKEKPSISITPVNTTSTHKSSTKSSKSSSADSSSVHTPKSNQVAQPSKSSVHSCTAQVSLLKPSVIQQVKSLPPKQMSAPQIRVSKTLTEPQPAHKSSLSHSPVLKGSSSTSPSCIPQAAHSGISSSLAMKPPISMNLPSQGTGTSLQHKLLSKKQQQQQQQPHPASNLACPPKKQKTSKKLPSLPSSYQSLINSMSNISSLSQTPYLPAELSSISLSQLPSLAGSKTSGSKSSGYRKTSNKSKPPTSDVSSQLTQSHAVEAMSMLSQLQQHSHLEIIPQHKNQPKSSMDFGINLPSSLSVTQQKVITTEPLRPPISDSMTVYELSRNKSISTSSSTSKKTEKLNKDGVEIITLDD
- the LOC105687090 gene encoding calcineurin-binding protein cabin-1-like isoform X2, whose amino-acid sequence is MIKISALNEDSSEESEDEDVPTITKEAQEQIALTEYNKALELLRRNKKEDALTLLKDLLETELLDQVEKPEVPDGRPRPMLSLKYSCFKNIGAIQAQLENYEDAIDNYWEATNLDDSDVMLWYRLGTLAMKTYNLELACSSFKYGLKCNPNHWPCLDSIITVLYAVPDYMTCLMYISIALEHDPSYIKGLAFRDKIFKNIPSFEECYKVYNSDWELDPPVDTDYDHVIGDKFLAEAKDLAEKWAEACRPEFSLKPLPDLILNKPVVEFTWLSLGESLISMHKYITDNNYNFVSHIKINVYQEGDSMKEESSNVEDENYMDVELVENDKHQNFPSAANSVRIEETLNQIFEDKSVSSSSENKNEAQMLENDNDTQNYNADAKNEADNFDSKNGTPISDSKDNNADTDMDVDLDDERKSTSSDVQIIEDEDPLRLLDAEDIHLDDPIIAKKTERLLTEKCREPLLSSEEKSSEKDVLNEKSDGKSIHKVDSIVGDKSNDKSYDKSAKTDDKSSDKLDGKEEGRKVKKRRRSSLCFLEQWAWSSGSMRRSARVRSSNRREAERDDVQLEEALRRIFPSDLLPDTVRLRKENPLKSMEDSMDTMDLYRLFAARENGSNTTEGSKSSESSKPGSPALNENQELYFGTDPEKLDVASFINEHSEKSNLMIIIAKFTEFLCTKWNHVWPKGLAEVYMQSYVFTREHIPHPSPFMDDADDNILKLDAEMTLLYGELHTDRWLNNKPDKLPNSTVDKMGTGLPSEELGQIIFTSVRDDLFNEQYVLFFFRVLWLKANLFLCQGDTEIVIESLETLLCHLKELQGKGNNMFLRLPNCKHNSYISVKVVEKMLTSVQRGKKLGEIQYLHDEKKYSELASILQDTFNFAKQRNKLVSHGEVIIERTEQLSMLLNSLWHLEQYEDCYVWSEACLHEAWHNYLNAADKVEQKKWTTSILNSLEKLEVCVTQVSTFVVRYLPASRLTRLVQNLVHIVCYQLDVPENAIEMPLETVLPWILLHHILQHEEDKERAKSDSPAKNKIHASNNSDSEEEKDDIPASLMLLFTAHEFLGRRSWCCINEAKLLLFTMNITIPKLKSPQLAPVKDKLIKYVEQVLYCLYAHPSKTNKAKAKYLEEHGVPQMKLTWEAAQQLYDFYKLDKLPTIDDYKAQSITSEMESLFKRIIRLVPQESDPALVSNDMMAYIKKDKDKMPNVKKALPYQISSIYYLLGDYYFKSSDWSQGVRHYLLDLCLHPVRFNSWAGLAMATGTQLEMRLNSCQTLKNENIFLDQAKIAQYSYQRASELDPRHSFIWIEYGNFVYMVHSFCSRVLKQEAHKLSMEKFEVLETRKDTMLDLAAHCFSSANRLLNELAGLQDDRWLTHYILGKIAEKKNEDPPVFLEHYHKASIFLYENYARYPPKIIHKNPENLAVEALEVYYRIHASILKYLEQHEGKPLKKSLGLLFQQYLKNCANSPFMRYQSKSDLAKRDKDGSDSDGKNGSRVPVKIVESIKNVTMIEQRSNSIEEIEIIDKSRDKVDLVRPHEQVRMEARKRPAEDVSDCTERVKLNNVSHLQLMQDVVALIDDLITKVCEMSNSKEILDDEIVTLTSSDENEDLKPEKDKKFGSEKDSTRTKFEDLKNNVADFSKVTGANIDTVVKEENIQDLMDVLMKQAMEISQDETQQSSPDDEDTRKSEGRWLQNEDFSSKETKVRPEEKKKAPVEIVKEDVALSRRGSQESTTTTQTTTTTETNNSSSSSSDESSSSDDSSDSDSSSDSDSESESDVEKKKKSIEQKEFLSDEEVGTLTAYCLAGLEQCVLRFPRHYKSLYRLSHFFFNNKTKDITKCKDLLLGTYNCQFYPGKSFQGLFYERRGSNFFNSIWRIPVEEVDRGGSFASHMSKCTTLLMQVLKETNDSDMLMELGLQLSKKPDTDKKYLRESEREQLSDQAMTLCLQSLRTRMSLMGPPTGTETIIARKNDSRMQVVLDIYKTYQCVQKHCSNMDLKNVADLLTDTYKTYIGHKNIDGNVLEAACKWSQQQIAVNKVPSTTSTPSVNLQAASVVATTSSPVIVSQPTAVPSSPQSHQNRKPYKTSLSSSGRPRGRPPNINKYHQAMQQNANMFGQFNPKGSFASYLGQPGNPGLLNPYFVNPLMDPNVLNAMLANMTGNMIDPTTLATLNYLNQVGGMGGYQEVLRQYQNNLSTMTSLAGGLNPISGSIPPISNTSTMTTSGANVSTTSSLGHLGHLGNLGNLGGLGNLGNLSNLNNLGGMTMQQFLNLSNSTSSMSRSTPTYHQTAPKATTTTTMATTTKEKPSISITPVNTTSTHKSSTKSSKSSSADSSSVHTPKSNQVAQPSKSSVHSCTAQVSLLKPSVIQQVKSLPPKQMSAPQIRVSKTLTEPQPAHKSSLSHSPVLKGSSSTSPSCIPQAAHSGISSSLAMKPPISMNLPSQGTGTSLQHKLLSKKQQQQQQQPHPASNLACPPKKQKTSKKLPSLPSSYQSLINSMSNISSLSQTPYLPAELSSISLSQLPSLAGSKTSGSKSSGYRKTSNKSKPPTSDVSSQLTQSHAVEAMSMLSQLQQHSHLEIIPQHKNQPKSSMDFGINLPSSLSVTQQKVITTEPLRPPISDSMTVYELSRNKSISTSSSTSKKTEKLNKDGVEIITLDD
- the LOC105687090 gene encoding calcineurin-binding protein cabin-1-like isoform X3, coding for MDVDLDDERKSTSSDVQIIEDEDPLRLLDAEDIHLDDPIIAKKTERLLTEKCREPLLSSEEKSSEKDVLNEKSDGKSIHKVDSIVGDKSNDKSYDKSAKTDDKSSDKLDGKEEGRKVKKRRRSSLCFLEQWAWSSGSMRRSARVRSSNRREAERDDVQLEEALRRIFPSDLLPDTVRLRKENPLKSMEDSMDTMDLYRLFAARENGSNTTEGSKSSESSKPGSPALNENQELYFGTDPEKLDVASFINEHSEKSNLMIIIAKFTEFLCTKWNHVWPKGLAEVYMQSYVFTREHIPHPSPFMDDADDNILKLDAEMTLLYGELHTDRWLNNKPDKLPNSTVDKMGTGLPSEELGQIIFTSVRDDLFNEQYVLFFFRVLWLKANLFLCQGDTEIVIESLETLLCHLKELQGKGNNMFLRLPNCKHNSYISVKVVEKMLTSVQRGKKLGEIQYLHDEKKYSELASILQDTFNFAKQRNKLVSHGEVIIERTEQLSMLLNSLWHLEQYEDCYVWSEACLHEAWHNYLNAADKVEQKKWTTSILNSLEKLEVCVTQVSTFVVRYLPASRLTRLVQNLVHIVCYQLDVPENAIEMPLETVLPWILLHHILQHEEDKERAKSDSPAKNKIHASNNSDSEEEKDDIPASLMLLFTAHEFLGRRSWCCINEAKLLLFTMNITIPKLKSPQLAPVKDKLIKYVEQVLYCLYAHPSKTNKAKAKYLEEHGVPQMKLTWEAAQQLYDFYKLDKLPTIDDYKAQSITSEMESLFKRIIRLVPQESDPALVSNDMMAYIKKDKDKMPNVKKALPYQISSIYYLLGDYYFKSSDWSQGVRHYLLDLCLHPVRFNSWAGLAMATGTQLEMRLNSCQTLKNENIFLDQAKIAQYSYQRASELDPRHSFIWIEYGNFVYMVHSFCSRVLKQEAHKLSMEKFEVLETRKDTMLDLAAHCFSSANRLLNELAGLQDDRWLTHYILGKIAEKKNEDPPVFLEHYHKASIFLYENYARYPPKIIHKNPENLAVEALEVYYRIHASILKYLEQHEGKPLKKSLGLLFQQYLKNCANSPFMRYQSKSDLAKRDKDGSDSDGKNGSRVPVKIVESIKNVTMIEQRSNSIEEIEIIDKSRDKVDLVRPHEQVRMEARKRPAEDVSDCTERVKLNNVSHLQLMQDVVALIDDLITKVCEMSNSKEILDDEIVTLTSSDENEDLKPEKDKKFGSEKDSTRTKFEDLKNNVADFSKVTGANIDTVVKEENIQDLMDVLMKQAMEISQDETQQSSPDDEDTRKSEGRWLQNEDFSSKETKVRPEEKKKAPVEIVKEDVALSRRGSQESTTTTQTTTTTETNNSSSSSSDESSSSDDSSDSDSSSDSDSESESDVEKKKKSIEQKEEFLSDEEVGTLTAYCLAGLEQCVLRFPRHYKSLYRLSHFFFNNKTKDITKCKDLLLGTYNCQFYPGKSFQGLFYERRGSNFFNSIWRIPVEEVDRGGSFASHMSKCTTLLMQVLKETNDSDMLMELGLQLSKKPDTDKKYLRESEREQLSDQAMTLCLQSLRTRMSLMGPPTGTETIIARKNDSRMQVVLDIYKTYQCVQKHCSNMDLKNVADLLTDTYKTYIGHKNIDGNVLEAACKWSQQQIAVNKVPSTTSTPSVNLQAASVVATTSSPVIVSQPTAVPSSPQSHQNRKPYKTSLSSSGRPRGRPPNINKYHQAMQQNANMFGQFNPKGSFASYLGQPGNPGLLNPYFVNPLMDPNVLNAMLANMTGNMIDPTTLATLNYLNQVGGMGGYQEVLRQYQNNLSTMTSLAGGLNPISGSIPPISNTSTMTTSGANVSTTSSLGHLGHLGNLGNLGGLGNLGNLSNLNNLGGMTMQQFLNLSNSTSSMSRSTPTYHQTAPKATTTTTMATTTKEKPSISITPVNTTSTHKSSTKSSKSSSADSSSVHTPKSNQVAQPSKSSVHSCTAQVSLLKPSVIQQVKSLPPKQMSAPQIRVSKTLTEPQPAHKSSLSHSPVLKGSSSTSPSCIPQAAHSGISSSLAMKPPISMNLPSQGTGTSLQHKLLSKKQQQQQQQPHPASNLACPPKKQKTSKKLPSLPSSYQSLINSMSNISSLSQTPYLPAELSSISLSQLPSLAGSKTSGSKSSGYRKTSNKSKPPTSDVSSQLTQSHAVEAMSMLSQLQQHSHLEIIPQHKNQPKSSMDFGINLPSSLSVTQQKVITTEPLRPPISDSMTVYELSRNKSISTSSSTSKKTEKLNKDGVEIITLDD